One Hordeum vulgare subsp. vulgare chromosome 4H, MorexV3_pseudomolecules_assembly, whole genome shotgun sequence DNA window includes the following coding sequences:
- the LOC123450261 gene encoding uncharacterized protein LOC123450261, with amino-acid sequence MACAQAAVTPLAAEADLSHDCSPSFPSLPSLGEALVGGRRRRGPCSRARALERWERVVARRKVVRVQERSRWRGACARRRCYGGYRPLQRAAELGAPRSGPRGPALARVNHSAPTHPSPSSHPSQPPLVVAAGLCTRAVTLTVAAMLCHGESRRRRLRAGAVQVIVVACWTRSRWWPACWRCGGRCPNLRLPTFLGFPLHVLPSSPTFFVMSGLHLHLRSLLMGRGEIPAQRRPALSMATPEGAVTSLEALA; translated from the exons atggcatgtgcccaggccgctgtcacaccactcgccgccgaggCCGACCTCAGCCACgactgct ccccctccttcccctccctcccctcGCTGGGCGAAGCCCTCGTCggtggacggcggcggcggggcccttGTTCGCGTGCTCGCGCGCTGGAGCGGTGGGAGCGTGTGGTGGCGCGCCGGAAAGTTGTCCGCGTGCAGGAGAGGTCGAGATGGCGCGGTGCGTGTGCGCGGAGGCGCTGCTACGGCGGCTACCGACCGCTGCAGCGAGCGGCAGAGCTGGGGGCGCCCAGATCTGGGCCGCGCGGGCCCGCCTTGGCCCGAGTCAACCACTCTGCCCCCACccacccttctccctcctcccacccctcCCAGCCGCCGCTGGTGGTTGCCGCTGGGTTGTGCACGCGCGCGGTGACCCTGACGGTTGCTGCGATGCTGTGCCACGGCGAATCCCGGCGGCGGAGGCTGCGGGCCGGCGCGGTGCAGGTGATCGTTGTCGCCTGCTGGACGCGCTCCCGGTGGTGGCCGGCCTGCTGGCGCTGCGGTGGCCGGTGCCCAAACCTACGACTACCGACGTTCCTAGGCTTCCCGCTCCATGTGCTTCCGTCTTCTCCAACGTTCTTCGTCATGTCCGGTCTGCATCTGCATCTCAGGTCCTTGCTCATGGGTCGGGGCGAAATCCCCGCGCAGCGTCGGCCTGCGTTGTCAATGGCGACGCCCGAGGGTGCCGTCACCTCCTTGGAGGCGTTGGCATGA